The sequence CGGTGGCCATAGCGGCCGGGAACCACCTGATCCCTTCCCGAACTCAGAAGTGAAACCAGCCTGCGCCGATGGTACTTTGTCTTAAGGCACGGGAGAGTAGGTCACCGCCGGGCCTTCCAAATACAGCAACATATTCCCTATAAACACACACCAAACATCAAACGCCGCATCACTCCAGACGCGGCGTTATCTGTTTAAACGCCAAGCGCCAAAACAGAATGCACCCACTGACGCGGGGTGGAGCAGTCCGGTAGCTCGTCAGGCTCATAACCTGAAGGTCAGAGGTTCAAATCCTCTCCCCGCAACCAAAACAACAAACCCCGCCATCCGGCGGGGTTTTGTCGTTTTAGTCTTGGGAAAAGGATTTGAACCTCTGATCTTCCTGCGTTCTGAGCCTGTGCTCATAACTTGAAGGCTGAAGACGTCAAGAAAACGTGCCAGTGGCACGTTTTTAGTCTGAAGGTCGAGCACGGCGAAGCCGCGCGCAGACTGCAGAGGTTCAGCCACATGCGCCAAACCTAATCCCCCGCAACCACCTCATCGACAACACCGGATGCTATAAGCTCTTCCACCTCCGGGAACCAAATCCCGGTATGCGGGGTGAGGAAGACTTGCTTGAGGAAGCTTTCGGCAATGCCCTGGCTGCGATAGAAGGTGATTTCCTTTTCCTGCTGGCCCTTGATGTCATAAAGCGGGACGGGGTAGTTCAGCTCAACCCGGTATTGATGGAAACCAAGCCGCCCGTTCGGGCCAAGGTAACGTTTGGCGCCGCCAATAAAGGCGGTTGTGCAGGCAGAACTGCAGGCGTCAAACACATAGGTGTCCAAGCCTCGATCCCGGATCAGGAAGCCCACACCGCGCCCTTCATAGACATGCCCGCCATCACTGTGCAGCACGATGCCGGTCACACCCGGATTTTCATCGAGCAAAGCGGCCAACCGCTGCGCCATACCCAGTGCAAAAGTGCCGGTGATGTGAATGCGGGTGTTATCGGGGCTAAGCGTCAGCGCATACTGGCTGGCGCGGGCATCTTCCAGCTCGGTCAGGTTGACCGGAATAAACTTCTCCGGGGCAAGGGCACGGAAAGACGCCGCGATACTGAGTGCGGTAAAGACCAGAGAAAGCCCGACCACCCCATAGGTCACAACGGTCCAGATATTGGCAAGAATGCTCGATTGATGTTGGGTGGCGCGCAGCACACCGACCACCTGCCAGACAAAAACAACGCCATGAAAAAGAAGAATAAACGCAACCGTCGCGATCAGCGCCGGGATGCGATCAGCGATATAGGGCGGGAGTGTATAGCGATCAGCAAACAGGATCAGGGCACGGATCAGGATCAGGTTGACGCAGAGCGCGAATAACAGCGCATGCTTTCCGTGCCAGTGAGCGCGTAGATATCCCAAATGCTTCTACCATTAAACGTGATAGGGACCTATTCCACGATACAAGCTTATCATTCTTACCGCCAATTCAAATAATCTGCGGGCGGCTGTTGGGCAGTATTGATTTTGGCCGCGCTTGAATACGTGATTCGTCGATCTAGCTACGATTAAACACCGGTAAGTTCGATGGCATCTATTAGTATTTTCTTGAGATTGTACAACTGGTGAAGGTACGCTCTGTGAGAAATGGCTGTTTGGGTTGTATCAGATGGGGCCGCGGACTTTGCTTCGGTGCCGGGGTCATAGGGATGTTGTGGCTGATAGTAAAAGTTAAAAAATTTGAGAGGAAAAATGGCGGGGAATTGGGAATTTAACGAAGCTGATCCTTCAAGTGTGCGTGTAGGTGTAACGCAAAGAGATCAGTTCAATAACGATGATGTTGGTTTAACTGAAGCTCTAGTGCGAGAGGTTATCCAGAACTCGTCCGACGCGGGAGTTGGGGAGACTCCTGTAAAAGTTTGTTTCCAGCTCAAGAATCTAGACAGTGTCGAGAAAAACGAACTTTTGAGCAAATTTGAGAGTCTTGAGCCACACCTTTTGGCATGTGGACTGAAATTACCACGTGGGTCAATGGATGACGTCCGCGTATTAGTTATTGAGGACTACAATACTAGAGGACTGACCGGAAGTTTTGAGAGCTTAGATAAAGACAACTTCGACAGTTTTTGGCGGGCGGTGGGAGAATCCGAAAAAAAAGGTGGCAAAGGTGGCCGCTGGGGGTTGGGGAAACTGGTCTATTCCTCTTCTTCTAGAGTTCGCTCCTTTTTTGGACTAACGGTACGCGAGGGTGAAGAAGAACTCTCAATAATGGGCCAATCAGTTCTCGCTAATCATAATTTGGGCGAGACTTATCATCCTGCTCATGGGTTCTGGTTCTCTAGCCGGTCGGATAACTCACTTAAACTGCAGTTGCCCGTTCAAGATCCAGTTGAAAGTGAGAAGTTTAGAACGCTTTTCGGTGTTGAGCGTAAAAAACAACCGGGGCTGAGCATTGTTATCCCATACCTAATTGACGGAATTACTGAGGATGCCTTGATACGGGCAGTGCTGTCCAACTACTACTTTCCTATTCTGGCTGGCCGACTGGAGGTTGAGGTTGGAGCGAAAATTATAGATGCAGCGACATTCCTAGACTTAGTTTCCGAAGTTCAGGCAGATAGCAAAAAGGTCCCATTCCAATTCATCAAAGATGTCAGCGACAAGTTGGCTGCAGAGGCGGAGTTTTCTTCGTCGGTAAGTTTGAGGCAAAGCAGACTTAGCGAAGAACAGTTCTCAAATGACCAAATATCGGAAATGAAATCGAAATTTTCGGCCGGAAAACTCGTCCATGCATGCGTTCCGGTTTCAGTAAGCAAAATAAATGGTGATGTGCAAATAGGACATCTGGACTTGTTTTTAATGGGGGTGACAGACGAGGAGAGTCCATACTCTTTGTGCGCGAGAGGGCCAATTACACTGCCAGGAGAGAAGTCATTCGTTGGAGCTATTGCCAGAGGGGCTATGGTCGCGCACGACGACGTCTTGGCAGAGTTTTTAGGTGATGCAGAAAATCCTGCCCACACAGCTTGGAATTCAAATGCCGAGAAGCTCAACGCACGGTGGAGTAAACCTCGAACGACTCTGACAGCTGTTCGACATTCCTTGCGCGACTTGTACTCGTTGATCGCAGAGCAAGAGGAGATGGAAGATAGTGATGCACTAATAGATTTTTTCTCGTTGGTGGATAAAGGCAATGCGAAAAAGGATAAAAAAAAGAAAGTAAAAAAACCTAAGATAGATGTTCCAGCGCGTGAAGTAGCAATTCGGATTGTTGCGGCAAAAGGAGGTTTTACCATTGTGTCAGGACCTGGTGCACTTACATGGGATTATCCCAGAAATATTCGTGTAAGGCTTGCATACGATATAATTGGAGCTGATCCCTTTAGGCAGCATAGTCCATATGATTTTGATCTGAATAACAAACAGCAAATTGAGTTGGAATATGAAACAGGCAGCATCGATATAATAAAACCGAACGTGTTTGTTTATGAAGTTGACGATCCTGAATTCCGGCTTGAAGCAAAAGGGTTTGATACCCGTAGAGACTTGGTTGTGGATGCGAGGGCCGTCTGATGAGCAGTGCAAAAAGACGTATTAACTCGACCGGTCGAAAGCGTATCGGACAAGAAAGTATAAGCATCGAGTTCTTGGATGTGCAACCTGGCGATCCCGTTGCGGTAAAAATATCAATTTCACTTAAAAGCGGTGAGTTTCCAAGCGATGCCAACGTGGTATTCGAGGCCTATCATAGATCAACCACAATGCGTTTCGACTGTGGGACAGTTGGCCATCTCGTGATCCCCGACAAGATTCATCTTACAGATCTCGACCATAGTATGAGTATTCAGTTCAGATTGAAAGTCGTAGACCCCGATGTTGAACCTGGGAGGATATTGGGAGCTGCATCGCGTTTGAAGGCTAAAGATGAGGGAGATGTCGACGGGAGAAGAAGTTTCTTCCCGATTTTTTACCGAGATCTACGTCATGATGTTTGGAAGGTGGAAATTGAACAGGGAAGTCGTCCGGCACTGATTGTCAACAAGAGAATATCAGGTTTCACACATAAACTTTCGGCTAGCCCTATGATGCAGGCGATTTTGTTGCCAGCGGCATTACGGTTCGTGCTTTTGGAGCTTGTTGAGACTTCGGATGATGGAGAAGAAGATGGTGAGCAAAGCTGGAAGGATGATTGGTTGGAATACTGTCGTTCTGAGTTGAATGTTGATGATGATCCGCGGGAGCTAGTCGGAGAGGATGAGAAAAATGATTGGATAGATGATGTTCTAATGAAGTTTTGTGAGAGTTACGCTTTCGTTCAGAACGTAAGAAAATCGGAGGAGGGTTGATGCAGAAAGTTCTAAGGAAGCTGAACGACAAGGGTACGTATGAATTCCGTCAGTACATATTGTCGGGTGCTGTAGGAGAGCCTCCGTATTATTTACTTGAAGATAAAGAAACTTCATCGCCCTTGAAGCAGAAAGTTGCACTAGGATCAGGGGTGTTTGAAGATAGATATCAGTTTGGAGTGTATCTAAACTCTTTACTTTCCGAGTTTAACCCTGCGGAAATAAGCGGTGACTCAGGTTTGTGGAATGCGTTGGCGCTGTTCTGGTTTGAGCGCATATGTCCAAAAATGCAAAATGGAGACAGAGATACTAAAAAAGAGTATAAATACATTCTGAGTGAAGATTTTAGGCATTATTACCGCCATCTGATCCGGTCTCCTTGGCAATTAGTCAAGGATCACGGAGCATCTTCTCAGTTTTTGTTGATTTCACCTAAAAAAAGAAAGTTCCCGCTAAGTACGCAAGGTGAAATATTTGAGCAGCTACTTGCTAGGCAGCAAATATTTGGGAGTAGTTCTATAATTAGGGCGGCAAACAAACTATATTTTGATCAGGTTTCTTTTCGCCCCAAGACTGGTGTCGCGGGAAGGGGCAGGGGGTGCGCGCAGCGCTTTGGTTTGGTGTTACGTCAACTCGCTCTCACATATGATGCAGAACAAATGTCAGAAGAGGCTTTGATTGGTATTTTACCCGGAGAGTTTGAGAGGTGGAAAACTTGAAAGTATTTAGATATTAGTGTTTCGAGACAAAATATGAGTAGAGTTTCATAGCTATCAGTCTTGCCAAGTAGGGTGGTACCGCATTCCCAACCTGAACATATTGCTCTGTCCGGTTGCCCTTAAAGAAATAGTTGTCTGGAAATGTCTGTAGGCGTGCCGCTTCTCGCACTGTAAGGCTACGGCATTGCAATGCATCAGGGTGAATAAAGTAATGGCCGTCCTTTGAAATATGGCTTGTTACTGTAGTTGCTGGTCTGTCAGCAATCTGTACGCGGAATCTGTCCGCAAACTTGCCTGTATCCCAGTTCTTATGGTTTGGGGCAAGCTCCTGCGGGAACTCGATTGCTTTGGGGGACCTGCCGACAAGATTCCCAAATATTGCTGCATACATGTAGCGACCAAGGTCCGATGCCATATGACCACGTGTTTCATGATTAGGTAGTCTTTTCAGTTTGGGGTCTTCAAGCCAGAGCCGAAGGTCTTGAATGCACTCTTCATGTAACTTGGTGCCAGATGTGTTTGTTCTGTCCAAGTCAGGGAACTCGGCGTACTGCCTTTTCAGTTCAGCTAAAGCCTGCCGGAATTGATGCTGATCGAGTGTCTCAGGTAGGTTTGCGCAGCTATCAAGCAAAACAATCGCTTTAGCGACGGAAGTGTACCAGCTTTCGGGAGTGTCTTTCCGGCTTAGGCCGCTGCGCAGTTTGGGTAAGCTTCCCAGAACATGACATACAGTTGCCTGCACATCGACTTTGGTCAAAGCTGTTTCCGCTAACGAGTTTGATGACAACAGAATGTCCTTGCGGACCCCAACAATAATCACCCTATGGCGTGCTTGGGGAACACCGTAATCTTCCGCTCTGACAATGAATTCTGAGGGAGAGGGCATTACCCAATCGGTTTGTTGGTTGTTGGAATCTGAAAGTGAAAGAAGTCTGTAACTGTCATCCCCGCCTGCCGACTGCAAATCTAGCATGACCTGTTGAAAAATCCGGTCGCCCTTAACTGCAGAAGAGAGCATACCCTTTACGTTCTCCATCACGAATAGTGCAGGCTGGAGGTTTGAAAGGACATTCACGTACTCCTGATACAAGAAGTGGCGTTCGTCTTCATGGGGATGGTAGTCGGCTTTTCCCGCATTTCTGGAGCGTCCTACAAGCGAGTAGGCTTGGCAGGGTGGGCCGCCTATAAGAACTGTATTACCCCCGTACTGTGCTTTTATTTCTTCCAGGCGTTTGTTGACAACCGCAGCAGTTTCCGGATGCCCCAATTCCATGAGAATGGCTTCGTGCTGGGCTTCCGCCCAATGATCGGGATAGAGTTTTTCCCAGTCAGGCTCTTCGGTATCGCCATTTAGAAAATCATAGTACTCGTCGGGAAAACCGTTTTCGAACTTGCGAAGAAAACTTCGCAAAGTCAGTGTGGCATGTGCAGATGGCTCTTTCTCGACCGAGAGCTCTATCTTGAAAGGCTTGTTGCCATCTGGTGTGCTGAAGGTGGAAAAACCTTCTCCTAGTCCTCCTGGGCCGGAGAACAGGTCCACTACGCCGATTTTCTGATTCATTTGCACTGTATTTGCGATGTTGTGATTATGTTTTATCGTTATTCGGGATTGGTAGCACACTCGAGATGGATATCGTAGACTCAAAGACGCGTTCGAGAATGATGTCGAACATTAAGGGCAAAAACACCAAGCCTGAAATGGTTTTACGGCGTGCTCTGCATCAAATCGGCTTTCGGTATGTTCTCCATGACAAACGGTTGCCTGGCAAGCCGGACATGGTTTTTCCAAAGTACAGATCAGTTGTTTTCGTCCATGGCTGTTTTTGGCATCAGCATCAGGGGTGTAAGAATGCGACTATGCCGTCTACGCGTCCAGATTTCTGGAAAAACAAGCTCCGAGGCAATGTCGTTCGTGACCGAGAGCGGATTGAGGAACTCAAGTATTTAGGTTGGCGGGTGTTGGTTGTTTGGGAATGCGAGCTTTCAAGAAACCAATTTGCCTACACAGTTGAAAACTGTCGTGACTGGCTTCTGGCCGGTCGAGATTAAAAAAGAAAAACACCCCCGGCCGCACGACTGGGGGTGTTCTTATTCCGAAGCCCTAAAGCTCCAAATCACATCAGGCTATCCGCCCTCACGCCAGATCAAAGCGATCCGCGTTCATGACCTTCACCCAAGCCGCGACGAAGTCCTTGACGAACTTCTCGTGGTTGTCGTCCTGGGCGTAGACTTCGGCATAGGCGCGCAGGATCGAGTTGGAGCCAAACACCAGATCCACACGGGTGGCGGTGAATTTGGTGTCGCCGGACTTGCGATCAACGATGTTATAGAGGTTGTCGCCCGCAGGTTTCCAGCTGTAGCCCATGTCGGTCAGATTGACGAAGAAGTCGTTCGTCAGAACACCAACACGATCCGTGAAGACACCGTGTTTGGTGCCGCCATGGTTGGTGCCAAGGGCCCGCATACCACCGATCAGGCAGGTCATTTCATGCGCGGTCAGGCCCATGAGCTGTGCACGGTCGAGCAGCATTTCCTCTGGCGAGACGACATAGTCCTTTTTCGACCAGTTGCGGAAACCGTCGGCAAGCGGCTCAAGCACATCGAAGCTGTCGGCATCGGTCATTTCATCGGTCGCGTCACCACGGCCCGGTGCGAACGGGACGGTGATGTTCACACCGGCATCACGGGCGGCCTTTTCAACCGCAGCCGTACCGGCCAGAATGATGAGATCAGCCATCGAGACTTTCTTGGCAAGGCCTGCCTGGAAGTCTTCAAGCGCCTTCAGGACCTTGGCAAGGCGTGCGGGTTCGTTGCCTTCCCAGTCCTTCTGCGGAGCAAGACGGATGCGCGCGCCATTGGCACCACCCCGGCGGTCGGAACCGCGGAAGGTGCGCGCACTATCCCAGGCGGTGTTGATCAGATCGGTCGCGGAAACGCCAAGGCCGAGCAGCTTGGATTTGAGATCGGCGATTTCGGAATCCGAGAGGGTGTAATCAACCGACGGGATCGGGTCCTGCCAGATCAGGTCTTCTTTCGGGACATCCGGGCCGAGATAGCAGGCCTTCGGGCCCATATCACGGTGGGTCAGTTTGAACCATGCGCGGGCAAAGCAATCGGAGAAATATTCAAAGTCGTTATTGAATTTCTCGATGATGGCGCGATAGGTCGGGTCCATCTTCATGGCCATGTCGGCATCGGTCATGATCGGCATGCGACGGATTGACGGATCTTCGACGTCAACCGGCATGTCTTCTTCTTTAATGCCGATCGGTTCCCACTGGTTGGCACCGGCCGGGCTTTTCTTGAGCTCCCACTCATAGCCCAGCAAAAGTTTGCAATAGCCGTTATCCCACTTGGTCGGGTGGGTAGTCCAGGCACCTTCGATGCCGGACGTTACAGTATCGCGGCCAATGCCACGCTTGGTGTGGTTCATCCAGCCAAAGCCCTGTTCATGGACATCGGCGGCTTCGGGTTCGGCTTCAAGCAGGGATGCATCGCCGTTGCCGTGCGTTTTACCAACCGTGTGACCCCCAACCGTAAGGGCAGCGGTTTCTTCGTCGTCCATTGCCATGCGGGCAAAGGTTTCACGCACCTGAGCGGCGGTCTTGAGCGGGTCGGGCTGACCATTCACCCCTTCCGGGTTCACATAGATCAGGCCCATCTGAACAGCCGCCAGCGGGTTTTCCATGGTGTCGGGCTTGGAGACATCGTCATAACGATTGTCAGATGGGGCCAGCCATTCGCGTTCGGCACCCCAATAGGTGTCCTTTTCCGGGTGCCAGATATCTTCGCGGCCACCGGCAAAGCCAAAGACCTTAAGACCCATCGACTCATAAGCCATGGTGCCGGCCAGAATGATCAGATCAGCCCAGGAAAGCTTGTTGCCGTATTTCTTTTTGATCGGCCAGAGAAGACGGCGGGCCTTGTCAAGGTTGGTGTTATCAGGCCAGGAGTTCAGCGGCGCAAAACGCAGGTTGCCCTTGCCGCCGCCACCACGGCCATCGGCCAGACGGTACGACCCGGCAGAGTGCCATGCCATACGGATCATCAGCCCGCCATAATGGCCCCAATCGGCCGGCCACCAGTCCTGGCTGTCGGTCATGAGATTTTTGATGTCGGTCTTGACCGCTTCAAGGTCGAGCTTTTTGAATTCTTCAGCATAGTTGAAGTCTTCCCCATAGGGGTTCACCTTGGTGTCATGCTGATGAAGGATGTCGAGGTTAAGCGTTTTCGGCCACCAGTCGCTTACCGATTTGCCGGTCTCGGTCATGCCGCCATGCATTACCGGACATTTCCCTGCGGTATGTTTTCCGTCCATTTTTTCTCTCTCCGTCGTGGCTGAGATGTTTTAAACAGCTCCTGGACCTGTATCGCGTTGGTCGCGTCTTTTGGTGGTGTCTCCCTGAATTGATTTAACCAAAACCAACGAGATGAAACCAGAGTTTATGCGTTAAGGTTTCATGTTGTAGGTAATGATCAACTCAAAGATCGCAATGCGACACAGATCATTCAATCCGATGCAACGGGTTCCCCATCGCTGTTTGAAGGCTACCAACTGCAAGTGTGATAGGGGAAATAGTTATTTCGTTTTGTTTTGATAGTTTTTGTCAATGATAAAGGTTCGTATGTGGAAAGCGGATGGTTTGTCGTGCCGATAAGCCGGACCGTGACATTTGCAATCAGTCGGGTAGACTGTGTTCGCGTTCACAGCATTAAGGCGGGGTTTTCCTGATCCCGTCTATTGCACGCTTCCATACTGTCCTGTTGCAGCCCCACAAAAAGCGGAAATCCCGACATGTCTCATTCTTCAAAAGGCGCCATTTACATGGCTGCAGCAGCCAATCTGTTGATTGCTGTCGCCAAGTTTGGCGGGGCGGCGATTACCGGCTCAGCCGCGATGATGTCGGAAGGTATTCATTCACTGGTCGATACCGGCAATCAGGGGCTTTTGCTTTTGGGGTTAAAGCTTTCAACCCGCGAGCCCGATGAACACCACCCGCTGGGATATGGCAAGGAAACCTATTTCTGGTCGTTTCTGGTGGCGGTGATGATTTTCGGGCTGGGTGCTGGCGTTTCCATCTGGGAAGGGGTGGACAAGGTCATTCATCCGCATGCGCTTGATGTGCATGTGGTGGCAACGCTTGGCGGGTTTGCGGTTCGGACCTATCACGTTGTGTTTTCGATCCTGGCGATTGCGATTGTGCTTGAGGGCATGGCGTTTCGCACGGCGTATCTGGCCTTTCGGGCACAGAACCCCGGCATCCCGTTGATCAAGGCGGTACGCGGCAGCAAGGATCCGACGGTGTTTGTCATCCTGTTTGAGGATTCAGCAGCGCTTTTGGGGCTTGTTGTCGCCTGTGTCGGGATTGCTGCGGCGTATTTGCTTGAAATGCCGGTACTTGATGGGCTGGCATCGGTGATGATCGGGCTTATTCTGGCGGTGACGGCGTTTTTGTTGGCGGTTGAATGCAAGGGGCTTTTGATCGGTGAGAGTGCCAATAGCCAAAGCCGTAAAATGATTGCCGAGATGGTCGCGGCCATTCCCGGCATCCTTAAGGTCAACGAGATCGTGACCCTGCATCACGGGCCGCAAAGCCTGATGGTCTGTGTCAGTGTCGATTTTCAGGACAAGGTAACCTCAAAGCAGGTTGAAGCCGCCGTCAGTCGCCTTGAAAGCGATATCCGTGCGGCGATCCCGGAAGTCTCCAAGGTGTTTATTGAAGCGCAAAACTGGCGTTCGCATCAGGAACTGCTTGATCAGGCCGGAGATGCTGATGGCAACCCCGTTGCAGAGCGTCCGGCGTGATCCCGACTTGGTACTGTTCCGCATCAGGGTGCATTGACCACAGGGCTTTGCAATAGTATGAGGAATAAAATCAACAACGAAATTCGAGGGCAGGGTGACCGCGTTAAATCAGGATTACGGAACGTCTCTGTCATGGATTGCGGTTGATTGGGGGACCTCCAATCTGCGGGTCTGGGCGATGGATGATAAGGCTAACATCCTTGGCAGCGCGGAAAGCCCGCTTGGCATGAATGCGATTGCCGGTGACCCGAAGCTCTCATTTGAAGCTGTTTTGCTCGGGCTGATTGACGGCTGGCTGCCCGAGGGGGTGATGGGCCTGCCTGTGATGATCTGTGGCATGGCCGGGGCAAAGCAAGGCTGGCTTGAAGCGCCTTATTGCGATGTCCCAGCACGGCCTTCGGATCTGGCACAGGGGGCGGTGAAGCCAAATGTGAATGATCCTCGCATTTCCGTCTTTATCCTGCCCGGCCTTTGTCAGCGCGGTGACTCTGACGTCATGCGCGGCGAGGAAACCCAGCTTGTTGGTTTTATGGCAGGACATCCCGACTTTTCCGGTTGGGTCTGTTTGCCCGGCACCCATTCGAAATGGGCGCGGATTGCGGGGGGCGAGATTACAGCCTTTCGCACCTATATGAGCGGCGAGGTGTTTGCGCTGCTGTCAAACAACTCGATCCTGAAACATTCTGTGGATGACACGTGGGACGATGCGGCCTTTGCCGATGCAGTCCGCGCCGCGCGAACGCAGCCGACCGCTTTTCTGCACAGCCTGTTTGGCGTGCGCGCCGGGGCGCTTGTTGCCCCCGCCGGAACATCGGTGCCGCCGGGGGCTTCGGTGCTGTCGGGCACTGTTATCGGTACCGAAATTGCCGATGTCCTGGGGCTTTTGGAGCCAGGCGAAAACATTGCCCTGATCGGGGCGGGCAAGCTGGCCTCGCTATATCAGGCGGCCTTGGCCGTTCATCATCACAAGGCTGCCCTCCAAGACGGGGCGGCGATTACACTTGCGGGCCTGAGTCAGGCCTATGGCACGCTTATTTCAGCATCGAAGGAAAACTGACCCATGGCACCCTATGTTGCAGAACAGATTACCGATGCAACGACCGGCAAGACACACCGTCGCCTGATCGCAATTCTGCGTGGCGTGCAGCCCCACGAAGCCGCCGATATGGCGCGCGCACTGGTCGATGCCGGAATCACGATGATCGAGGTGCCGCTCAACTCCCCCGAACCACTTAAAAGCATTGCCGCAATGAAGGATGCTGTTGGTGACGCGGCCCTGATCGGGGCGGGTACGGTCCTGACGACTGATAACGTTGCCGATGTCAAAGCTGCAAGCGGGGAGTTCGTCGTTTCGCCGAACTGCGATATCGACGTGATCGCCAAGACCAAGGAAGTTGGTATGGGTTCCTGGCCGGGTGTTCTGACGCCGACGGAATGCTTTGCCGCGATCAAGGCCGGGGCCGACGGGCTTAAGATCTTCCCGGCCAGCATCATTGGGGCAGAGGGCATCAAGGCCATGCGCGCGGTTCTGCCCGCCGATATGCCGGTCTATGCCGTCGGCGGTGTCGGCCCGGATGATTTTGCCACCTATGCCAAGGCGGGTTGTGATGGCTTTGGGCTTGGATCGGGCATCTATAAACCCGGCATGACAGCCAGTGACGTTTCAAAGGCGGCCATCGCTTATGTTAGCGCGCATGATGCGGTGTTTGGCTAAAAAGCCTTTGTCACTTTGCGTTGGTAGCCGGTTCTGGAACATTCGGTTTTAAAATCATACCAAATCATGGAAGCGCGTTTGACCCGCGCGATATCGACGGCTAAATTCCAGCCATTGTCTGAATTCCTGAATATGGGAGGATCCATTGGATCTTGGAATCAAGGGCCGCAAGGCCATCGTTTGTGCGTCATCCAAGGGGCTTGGCCGTGGCTGCGCAATCAAGCTGGCAGAAGCCGGTGTTGATCTCGTGCTCAATGCGCGTTCCGAAGGGCCGCTGAACGAAACGGCTGAATATATCCGCGATACCTATGGCGTGAATGTCACCACGGTTGCGTGTGATATCACCACCGAAGAAGGCCGTAACAAGGTTCTGGCTGCGGTTGATGCGCCTGACATTCTTGTCAACAACGCTGGTGGTCCGCCCCCGGGTGTGTGGTCCGACTGGGGCCAGAAGGAATGGGAAGCCGCGGTTCAGTCCAACATGCTGACTCCGATCCTGCTGGCAACTGCTGTTCTGCCGGGCATGATTTCGCGTCAGTGGGGCCGGATTGTGAATATCACGTCGGGTTCGGTTAAATCGCCGATCCCGCATCTGGGGCTGTCGAATGGTGCCCGTGCCGGTCTGACCGGCTTTGTCGCGGGCACGTCGCGTCAGGTCGCCAAGGAT is a genomic window of Thalassospira sp. ER-Se-21-Dark containing:
- a CDS encoding very short patch repair endonuclease; translation: MDIVDSKTRSRMMSNIKGKNTKPEMVLRRALHQIGFRYVLHDKRLPGKPDMVFPKYRSVVFVHGCFWHQHQGCKNATMPSTRPDFWKNKLRGNVVRDRERIEELKYLGWRVLVVWECELSRNQFAYTVENCRDWLLAGRD
- a CDS encoding cation diffusion facilitator family transporter, producing the protein MSHSSKGAIYMAAAANLLIAVAKFGGAAITGSAAMMSEGIHSLVDTGNQGLLLLGLKLSTREPDEHHPLGYGKETYFWSFLVAVMIFGLGAGVSIWEGVDKVIHPHALDVHVVATLGGFAVRTYHVVFSILAIAIVLEGMAFRTAYLAFRAQNPGIPLIKAVRGSKDPTVFVILFEDSAALLGLVVACVGIAAAYLLEMPVLDGLASVMIGLILAVTAFLLAVECKGLLIGESANSQSRKMIAEMVAAIPGILKVNEIVTLHHGPQSLMVCVSVDFQDKVTSKQVEAAVSRLESDIRAAIPEVSKVFIEAQNWRSHQELLDQAGDADGNPVAERPA
- the katG gene encoding catalase/peroxidase HPI: MDGKHTAGKCPVMHGGMTETGKSVSDWWPKTLNLDILHQHDTKVNPYGEDFNYAEEFKKLDLEAVKTDIKNLMTDSQDWWPADWGHYGGLMIRMAWHSAGSYRLADGRGGGGKGNLRFAPLNSWPDNTNLDKARRLLWPIKKKYGNKLSWADLIILAGTMAYESMGLKVFGFAGGREDIWHPEKDTYWGAEREWLAPSDNRYDDVSKPDTMENPLAAVQMGLIYVNPEGVNGQPDPLKTAAQVRETFARMAMDDEETAALTVGGHTVGKTHGNGDASLLEAEPEAADVHEQGFGWMNHTKRGIGRDTVTSGIEGAWTTHPTKWDNGYCKLLLGYEWELKKSPAGANQWEPIGIKEEDMPVDVEDPSIRRMPIMTDADMAMKMDPTYRAIIEKFNNDFEYFSDCFARAWFKLTHRDMGPKACYLGPDVPKEDLIWQDPIPSVDYTLSDSEIADLKSKLLGLGVSATDLINTAWDSARTFRGSDRRGGANGARIRLAPQKDWEGNEPARLAKVLKALEDFQAGLAKKVSMADLIILAGTAAVEKAARDAGVNITVPFAPGRGDATDEMTDADSFDVLEPLADGFRNWSKKDYVVSPEEMLLDRAQLMGLTAHEMTCLIGGMRALGTNHGGTKHGVFTDRVGVLTNDFFVNLTDMGYSWKPAGDNLYNIVDRKSGDTKFTATRVDLVFGSNSILRAYAEVYAQDDNHEKFVKDFVAAWVKVMNADRFDLA
- a CDS encoding 2-dehydro-3-deoxy-6-phosphogalactonate aldolase, which gives rise to MAPYVAEQITDATTGKTHRRLIAILRGVQPHEAADMARALVDAGITMIEVPLNSPEPLKSIAAMKDAVGDAALIGAGTVLTTDNVADVKAASGEFVVSPNCDIDVIAKTKEVGMGSWPGVLTPTECFAAIKAGADGLKIFPASIIGAEGIKAMRAVLPADMPVYAVGGVGPDDFATYAKAGCDGFGLGSGIYKPGMTASDVSKAAIAYVSAHDAVFG
- a CDS encoding 2-dehydro-3-deoxygalactonokinase translates to MTALNQDYGTSLSWIAVDWGTSNLRVWAMDDKANILGSAESPLGMNAIAGDPKLSFEAVLLGLIDGWLPEGVMGLPVMICGMAGAKQGWLEAPYCDVPARPSDLAQGAVKPNVNDPRISVFILPGLCQRGDSDVMRGEETQLVGFMAGHPDFSGWVCLPGTHSKWARIAGGEITAFRTYMSGEVFALLSNNSILKHSVDDTWDDAAFADAVRAARTQPTAFLHSLFGVRAGALVAPAGTSVPPGASVLSGTVIGTEIADVLGLLEPGENIALIGAGKLASLYQAALAVHHHKAALQDGAAITLAGLSQAYGTLISASKEN
- a CDS encoding DNA cytosine methyltransferase, which produces MNQKIGVVDLFSGPGGLGEGFSTFSTPDGNKPFKIELSVEKEPSAHATLTLRSFLRKFENGFPDEYYDFLNGDTEEPDWEKLYPDHWAEAQHEAILMELGHPETAAVVNKRLEEIKAQYGGNTVLIGGPPCQAYSLVGRSRNAGKADYHPHEDERHFLYQEYVNVLSNLQPALFVMENVKGMLSSAVKGDRIFQQVMLDLQSAGGDDSYRLLSLSDSNNQQTDWVMPSPSEFIVRAEDYGVPQARHRVIIVGVRKDILLSSNSLAETALTKVDVQATVCHVLGSLPKLRSGLSRKDTPESWYTSVAKAIVLLDSCANLPETLDQHQFRQALAELKRQYAEFPDLDRTNTSGTKLHEECIQDLRLWLEDPKLKRLPNHETRGHMASDLGRYMYAAIFGNLVGRSPKAIEFPQELAPNHKNWDTGKFADRFRVQIADRPATTVTSHISKDGHYFIHPDALQCRSLTVREAARLQTFPDNYFFKGNRTEQYVQVGNAVPPYLARLIAMKLYSYFVSKH